A portion of the Leptospira kanakyensis genome contains these proteins:
- a CDS encoding transferase produces the protein MYLLLPGRHHLLTRYQKEYLNRLVKDGLSEVKNHLGNPLQISEFPTAIIFAVTSANHNNTRRNPLPLYQRAMMIQDFSRDLEIPVFVIPIDDIGQSPNFASYTIKKIEAESEMLLNLNPMNTAVLCSTPVLKLYSGLGFSILPVERVPGREEKFSTKLPWEILEDLATNGKMDHQTKADLVSYMDPASIRLWDVYNVWDKIQMLFSDSLIGEDGDLTESRDYNTYVREMDLIAELKFNETKNYILPGRIGDIGCAVGSWIKLASEKSNLFESDFYGVEIARQLFQVCEQRKENGEFPNPNVFFLRKNAVSGLVFPAGTMNTIHSSSLTHEIESYGNREKLLSFIQNRYLELAMGGVWINRDVVGPEDKDREVYVWFQDADGTNLGQKPNSYPNLKEYLDSLSTKERFFRFQSDFRKEEGYVLRTEVFSVDGIEYYRMKLADVCEFLSKKDYTDNWESEMHESFCFWSFSDWKVHLESVGFQVSHQSHSYRNEWLVENRYLGKTKIFTSSKDIPKSQEDLIPLEFPVTHMLILAEK, from the coding sequence ATGTATTTACTACTTCCGGGTCGTCACCATTTACTGACACGGTACCAAAAGGAATACCTGAACCGCTTGGTGAAGGATGGCCTCTCGGAAGTAAAAAACCATTTGGGAAATCCTCTACAAATTTCAGAGTTTCCCACTGCTATTATTTTCGCAGTCACTTCCGCCAATCATAACAACACAAGACGAAACCCTCTCCCACTTTACCAACGTGCTATGATGATCCAGGATTTTTCTAGAGATTTAGAAATTCCAGTTTTTGTGATCCCTATTGATGACATTGGTCAATCACCTAACTTTGCTTCGTATACAATCAAAAAAATTGAAGCAGAATCGGAAATGTTACTCAACCTAAATCCTATGAACACCGCTGTACTTTGTTCTACACCGGTTCTTAAGTTATATTCTGGTTTAGGATTTTCGATCCTACCTGTAGAACGAGTTCCTGGTAGAGAAGAAAAATTTAGCACAAAACTCCCTTGGGAGATTTTGGAAGATTTGGCTACCAATGGAAAAATGGATCATCAAACAAAAGCGGATTTGGTTTCTTATATGGATCCGGCAAGTATTCGTTTGTGGGATGTATATAATGTTTGGGATAAAATACAAATGTTGTTTTCCGATTCACTAATTGGTGAAGACGGAGATCTTACTGAGTCTAGAGATTATAATACTTATGTTCGAGAGATGGATTTAATCGCCGAACTAAAGTTCAATGAAACAAAAAACTATATTTTGCCGGGACGAATTGGGGACATTGGCTGTGCTGTTGGTTCTTGGATTAAGTTGGCTTCTGAAAAATCCAATTTGTTTGAATCCGATTTTTATGGAGTAGAGATTGCTAGGCAACTTTTCCAAGTTTGTGAACAAAGAAAAGAAAACGGAGAGTTTCCCAACCCAAATGTTTTTTTCTTACGGAAAAATGCGGTCAGTGGCCTTGTTTTCCCAGCGGGAACGATGAATACCATCCATTCCTCTTCCCTCACTCATGAAATCGAATCCTATGGAAATCGAGAGAAACTTCTTTCGTTCATTCAGAACAGGTATTTGGAACTGGCGATGGGTGGGGTTTGGATCAACCGTGATGTTGTAGGCCCGGAAGATAAAGATAGGGAAGTTTATGTTTGGTTTCAGGATGCAGACGGAACCAATTTAGGACAAAAACCAAATTCCTATCCCAATCTCAAAGAGTATTTGGATTCCTTATCCACGAAAGAAAGATTTTTCCGATTTCAATCCGACTTTCGAAAGGAAGAAGGTTATGTGCTTAGGACTGAAGTCTTTTCCGTCGATGGTATAGAATACTACCGTATGAAACTAGCCGATGTCTGTGAATTTCTCTCCAAAAAAGATTATACCGACAACTGGGAAAGTGAAATGCACGAGTCCTTTTGTTTTTGGAGTTTTAGCGATTGGAAAGTCCATTTGGAATCTGTTGGGTTTCAAGTTTCGCACCAGTCCCATTCCTATCGGAATGAATGGTTGGTTGAAAATCGATATTTGGGGAAAACTAAAATTTTTACATCGTCAAAAGACATTCCAAAATCGCAGGAAGATTTAATTCCCCTGGAATTTCCTGTCACTCATATGTTAATTTTAGCGGAAAAATAA
- a CDS encoding acetyl-CoA C-acetyltransferase translates to MEQVYILGGLRSAFGSFGGTLKDLSAVDLGVEVSKATLQKTGVDPSLIEESIFGNVIPTGKDGIYLARHIGLKAGVPIASPALTLNRLCGSGMEAVIQAAKKIMLGEAHTVLAGGVESMSNAPYVVRNARFGVRYGNTEFEDSLATGLTDVYVELPMGMTAENLSDQYKISREEQDLWAATSQERAEEATNKGILKDEIHAITISGKNPIVFDKDEFIKGKAGATKLATLKPAFKKDGTVTAGNASGINDGAAALIVASASQAKKLGKEPLAIVKSWGHAGCEPAKMGIGPAVAIPAALQKAGLSLKDIGLFEINEAFAAQYLAVQKELGLDPKITNVNGGAVAIGHPLGASGSRVTLTLALEMQRRGVKYGVASLCIGGGQGIAIVLENPKA, encoded by the coding sequence ATGGAACAAGTTTACATTTTGGGCGGACTTAGATCCGCATTCGGTAGTTTTGGCGGAACTCTCAAAGATTTGAGTGCCGTAGACCTCGGAGTCGAAGTTTCAAAAGCGACACTTCAAAAGACTGGCGTGGATCCTTCCCTCATTGAAGAAAGTATTTTTGGAAACGTTATCCCTACAGGCAAAGACGGAATCTATTTAGCACGACACATTGGTTTGAAAGCAGGAGTTCCGATTGCAAGTCCTGCACTCACTCTCAACAGGCTTTGTGGTTCTGGAATGGAAGCTGTCATCCAAGCCGCCAAAAAAATTATGTTAGGTGAAGCACATACAGTTCTTGCTGGTGGTGTGGAATCTATGAGTAACGCACCTTATGTGGTTAGAAATGCAAGATTCGGAGTTCGTTATGGAAATACTGAATTCGAAGATTCATTGGCAACTGGTTTAACAGACGTATATGTAGAACTTCCTATGGGTATGACTGCTGAAAATTTAAGTGACCAATACAAAATTTCCAGAGAAGAACAAGACCTTTGGGCCGCGACTTCGCAAGAAAGAGCAGAAGAAGCTACCAACAAAGGAATTTTAAAAGATGAAATTCATGCCATCACAATCAGTGGAAAAAATCCTATTGTCTTTGATAAAGATGAATTCATCAAAGGAAAAGCGGGAGCTACAAAACTAGCAACCTTGAAACCTGCTTTCAAAAAAGACGGAACTGTCACAGCGGGAAATGCATCCGGTATCAATGATGGTGCTGCTGCATTGATTGTGGCTTCCGCATCCCAAGCAAAAAAATTAGGAAAGGAACCATTGGCCATTGTGAAATCATGGGGTCACGCAGGTTGTGAACCAGCAAAGATGGGAATTGGTCCGGCAGTGGCAATCCCTGCGGCTTTACAAAAAGCAGGACTTAGTTTAAAAGACATTGGTTTATTTGAAATCAATGAAGCATTTGCAGCACAGTACTTAGCAGTTCAAAAAGAGTTGGGTCTTGATCCAAAAATTACGAACGTAAATGGTGGGGCTGTTGCGATTGGTCATCCACTCGGAGCTTCTGGAAGTCGTGTCACATTGACATTGGCACTAGAGATGCAAAGACGAGGAGTGAAATACGGTGTCGCCTCACTTTGTATTGGTGGTGGCCAAGGAATTGCAATCGTTTTAGAAAATCCAAAAGCTTAA
- a CDS encoding DUF6938 domain-containing protein → MFGLETGFLSKQTASLIRGILQKRYSIGKSSVSLYSSPSELYPGLELISDKGTNPIQKRLVVGSIRMGYGHHRMALSVYSHSLKKQIPTYLHDLLAIQSPEANAIADIDSGYSYFSRLSAEIGGPVEWLWGVLMSQGNLTSLELSCQLAELYKGLMNGIPTDSPIITTYPLNGQISVASGFQKTIHLICDNYPQYYLLVPGALNLVQTPSAYTKFIEMGVPKENIAVAGHWVSEDVLSNAVTDCENRVRRIDAKKCRRFLIPIGGAGAQKGYVLDLIRLSKKNLQNKKAVFWINTGDHSKVLKSIEEYLILQKIPYLSINTWEDLIKFIERHPLRSEDNENNPPVVLFHFPSHTEAFSATDKLIRIADVLVTKPSELAFYPVPKLFIRRVGDHEAASVFRSLELGEGTVECREVIHAKELIQIFTESDDLLLRMNESVIKNIVEGVYNGSKTAVEIATAN, encoded by the coding sequence ATGTTCGGCCTGGAAACCGGCTTTTTATCCAAACAAACAGCAAGTCTCATTCGTGGGATCCTCCAAAAAAGGTATTCTATCGGCAAATCTTCCGTTTCTTTGTATTCCTCGCCATCTGAGTTGTATCCTGGATTAGAACTCATTTCCGACAAAGGCACAAATCCCATCCAAAAACGATTGGTGGTCGGTAGCATTCGTATGGGTTACGGCCACCACAGGATGGCTCTTTCTGTTTATTCACATTCCTTAAAAAAACAAATTCCTACTTACCTGCACGACCTACTGGCAATCCAATCGCCAGAAGCCAATGCCATTGCAGACATTGATTCTGGTTATAGTTATTTTTCTCGCCTCAGTGCAGAAATTGGTGGTCCTGTGGAATGGTTGTGGGGTGTGCTTATGTCACAAGGAAATTTAACCTCATTAGAACTCTCTTGCCAATTGGCAGAACTTTATAAAGGACTTATGAATGGAATTCCCACTGACTCCCCTATCATCACCACATATCCGTTAAATGGTCAAATATCCGTAGCTTCAGGATTTCAAAAAACAATCCATCTGATTTGTGATAACTACCCGCAGTATTATTTATTAGTACCGGGGGCACTCAACTTAGTTCAAACTCCTTCGGCTTACACAAAGTTTATAGAGATGGGAGTTCCAAAAGAAAACATTGCAGTCGCAGGTCATTGGGTTTCTGAAGATGTCCTGTCGAATGCTGTCACCGATTGTGAAAATCGTGTTCGTAGGATTGATGCAAAAAAATGCAGAAGGTTTCTCATTCCGATTGGTGGAGCAGGAGCACAAAAAGGTTATGTATTAGATTTAATCCGTTTGAGTAAAAAGAATCTACAGAATAAAAAAGCAGTTTTTTGGATCAATACGGGTGATCATTCCAAAGTTCTCAAATCCATTGAAGAATATTTAATTCTACAAAAAATTCCTTACTTATCCATCAACACTTGGGAAGATTTAATTAAATTTATCGAACGCCATCCTCTTCGTTCTGAAGATAATGAAAACAATCCACCAGTGGTTTTGTTTCATTTTCCATCACATACGGAAGCTTTTTCTGCCACGGACAAACTCATCCGCATTGCAGATGTCCTTGTCACAAAACCTTCGGAGCTCGCCTTCTATCCTGTACCTAAACTATTCATTCGAAGAGTGGGTGATCACGAAGCAGCATCTGTGTTTCGATCTTTAGAACTTGGTGAAGGAACTGTGGAATGCCGTGAAGTGATCCATGCAAAAGAACTAATTCAAATATTTACAGAATCGGATGACTTGTTACTTCGGATGAATGAATCAGTCATAAAAAATATTGTAGAGGGAGTTTATAACGGTAGTAAGACGGCCGTGGAAATAGCGACCGCAAACTAA
- a CDS encoding Hpt domain-containing protein, which yields MNDPEDQAWLKEMMTSLLENMAIRVQNLGGLLVSKEPKELQAELHQIKGVAANFGLAALSEVVVKAEGFAKTGEIDSAVEEGKKIAAIWESTRQELEQKFSK from the coding sequence ATGAACGATCCGGAAGACCAGGCTTGGTTAAAAGAGATGATGACCTCTCTTTTAGAAAACATGGCAATTCGGGTTCAAAATTTGGGTGGGCTTCTCGTGTCCAAAGAACCCAAGGAATTGCAGGCGGAGTTACACCAAATCAAAGGTGTGGCTGCCAATTTTGGTTTGGCCGCATTATCTGAAGTGGTAGTCAAAGCCGAAGGTTTTGCCAAAACTGGTGAGATTGATTCCGCAGTGGAAGAAGGTAAAAAAATTGCCGCTATCTGGGAATCCACCAGACAAGAATTAGAACAAAAGTTTTCTAAATAA
- the lpxA gene encoding acyl-ACP--UDP-N-acetylglucosamine O-acyltransferase, with translation MKIHPTAIIDPKAELHESVEVGPFCIIEKDVKIGEGTVIESHVKIHAGTRIGKFNKLFSGGSYGGLPQDLAFKPETKTYLEIGDHNILRENVVFHRGTVEGKATTVGNHNYLMGNVHLAHDVIVGDHNIMVQNTMLAGHVVIGDKVFISGSVGVHQFVRVSDYAMLAGLTKVVKDVPPYATVDGHPGAVVSLNVVGMKRAGISADVRLAIKRVYKVIYHSGFNTKQALTELKKDPNPAPEVQKIIQFFETSKRGVVDHRFVSGGSDEE, from the coding sequence ATGAAAATTCACCCCACTGCCATCATCGATCCGAAGGCGGAACTCCATGAGTCCGTAGAAGTCGGACCATTTTGTATCATTGAGAAAGATGTTAAAATCGGCGAAGGAACCGTCATTGAATCCCATGTCAAAATCCACGCAGGAACACGCATTGGTAAGTTCAATAAACTCTTTTCTGGGGGAAGTTACGGTGGATTACCACAGGATTTAGCGTTCAAACCCGAAACCAAAACCTATTTGGAAATTGGTGACCATAATATTCTAAGAGAAAATGTTGTTTTCCACCGGGGAACTGTGGAAGGAAAAGCTACGACCGTTGGGAATCACAACTATCTAATGGGAAACGTTCACCTTGCTCACGACGTAATTGTTGGTGACCATAACATTATGGTGCAAAACACAATGCTTGCCGGTCATGTTGTCATTGGTGATAAAGTTTTTATCTCCGGATCCGTGGGTGTCCACCAATTTGTCCGAGTTTCTGATTATGCAATGTTAGCTGGACTTACTAAAGTAGTCAAAGATGTTCCTCCTTATGCAACTGTCGACGGACATCCCGGTGCCGTTGTTAGTTTGAACGTTGTGGGAATGAAACGAGCAGGAATTTCTGCTGATGTTCGTTTGGCCATCAAACGCGTTTACAAAGTTATTTACCACAGTGGATTCAATACCAAACAAGCGCTGACCGAATTAAAAAAAGACCCAAATCCTGCACCAGAAGTCCAAAAGATCATCCAATTTTTTGAAACAAGCAAACGTGGTGTTGTCGATCATCGTTTTGTTTCTGGTGGATCTGACGAAGAATGA
- the galE gene encoding UDP-glucose 4-epimerase GalE, with amino-acid sequence MRVLVTGGAGYIGSHIVLELMELGHEILVVDDMEKGNEANLFPGNEFIKGEIQNPEVLKQAFTKKIDAVFHFAAWKAAGESMTDPLKYTMNNLNGTFTLLDAMVKYDCKYFVFSSSAAVYGAPKYLPIDEKHPLNPENYYGYTKLCIEENLEWFDKLKGLKSARLRYFNAAGYDPKGRIRGIEKTPANLLPIIMEAATGIRNGYEIFGTDYETEDGTCVRDYIHVSDLAKAHVLALDYIISKNQSLTVNLGSEAGYSVKEMADLSEKVVGKTISHKTGPRRAGDPAKLLASSAKARELLNWKPIYSDAETLLSSMWSLYKTL; translated from the coding sequence ATGAGAGTTCTCGTTACCGGGGGAGCCGGTTATATTGGAAGCCATATCGTTTTAGAACTTATGGAACTTGGACATGAAATTCTCGTTGTTGATGATATGGAAAAAGGAAACGAAGCTAATTTGTTTCCAGGAAATGAATTCATCAAAGGGGAAATCCAAAATCCAGAAGTCTTAAAACAGGCATTTACAAAAAAAATCGATGCGGTATTTCACTTTGCGGCTTGGAAAGCTGCTGGTGAATCCATGACAGATCCATTAAAGTACACAATGAACAACTTAAATGGAACCTTTACTTTGTTAGATGCAATGGTAAAGTATGATTGTAAATACTTTGTTTTTTCTTCCTCAGCAGCAGTGTATGGAGCACCAAAATACCTTCCTATCGACGAAAAACATCCTTTGAATCCAGAAAACTACTACGGATATACAAAGTTATGTATTGAAGAAAACTTAGAATGGTTTGATAAATTAAAAGGATTAAAATCAGCGAGATTACGTTATTTTAATGCAGCAGGTTACGATCCCAAAGGTAGAATCAGAGGTATTGAAAAAACTCCCGCCAATTTATTACCTATCATTATGGAAGCAGCAACTGGAATTCGTAATGGTTATGAAATTTTTGGAACCGATTACGAAACAGAAGATGGAACTTGTGTTCGTGATTACATCCATGTTTCTGATTTAGCCAAGGCTCATGTTCTGGCGTTGGACTATATCATATCGAAAAATCAAAGTTTAACGGTAAATTTAGGATCGGAAGCTGGTTATTCAGTTAAAGAAATGGCTGATCTTTCTGAAAAAGTAGTTGGTAAAACCATCTCTCACAAAACAGGCCCTAGGCGAGCGGGCGATCCTGCAAAACTATTGGCATCCTCTGCAAAAGCGAGAGAACTTTTGAATTGGAAACCTATTTACAGTGATGCAGAAACTTTACTTTCTAGTATGTGGAGCCTTTACAAAACCCTATAA
- a CDS encoding M15 family metallopeptidase, with the protein MNLTMFRTKYVSLLFVSFFLVCGEKPVKPSKTDLYLGLEKTSYLTGKFNSPGPLAPVILEENGKDHFLRPEVKKALHQMVNDFEDSKPSSYKQHIFLVSSFRNFTHQKAIWESKFTGKKAMRIPIKGKTPEEIIGLILEFSSAPGTSRHHWGTDFDINALDNAYFEETGKGKILYDWLKQNAAKYGFCQPYSSLSTRNNKGYQEEKWHWSYAPISNQLTKEWVKGFESGEIQLTGSFLGADVLGNRALDYVRSINPDCEKIQNPSL; encoded by the coding sequence ATGAACTTAACTATGTTCCGAACTAAGTATGTATCTCTGTTGTTTGTTTCTTTCTTTTTAGTTTGCGGAGAAAAACCAGTCAAACCATCCAAAACGGATTTGTATTTAGGTCTTGAAAAAACCTCTTATTTGACTGGTAAATTTAATTCACCTGGGCCGTTAGCGCCTGTTATCCTGGAAGAAAATGGAAAAGACCATTTTCTAAGGCCGGAAGTAAAAAAAGCCCTACATCAAATGGTCAATGATTTTGAAGATTCCAAACCAAGTTCTTACAAACAACATATCTTTTTAGTATCTTCTTTCCGTAATTTTACTCACCAAAAAGCAATTTGGGAATCTAAGTTCACTGGTAAAAAAGCCATGCGTATCCCCATCAAAGGAAAAACTCCAGAAGAGATCATCGGTTTGATTTTAGAATTTTCTAGTGCACCTGGAACCTCTCGTCACCACTGGGGAACTGATTTCGATATCAATGCATTAGACAATGCTTATTTCGAAGAAACGGGAAAAGGGAAAATCCTTTACGATTGGCTCAAACAAAATGCAGCAAAATATGGCTTTTGTCAACCTTACAGTAGTTTATCGACTAGGAACAATAAGGGATACCAAGAAGAGAAGTGGCACTGGTCTTACGCTCCTATTTCTAACCAACTCACCAAAGAATGGGTTAAGGGATTTGAATCAGGAGAGATTCAATTGACGGGAAGTTTTTTAGGTGCTGATGTTTTAGGGAACCGGGCTTTGGATTATGTTCGTTCCATAAACCCGGATTGTGAAAAAATTCAAAACCCTTCGTTATAG
- the recG gene encoding ATP-dependent DNA helicase RecG, producing the protein MKQGLDLSQSLSSLKGIGPKRKSVLLEHGISTFFELLTYFPRRYLDRNFTKDIILKQGDVVTLLGSIADSYIVHGKKSRLLVGFRTLNNERINLVFFRGVNFFHKIFTVDRKVVISGKLEYFKGYQIVHPEYEFLSDKDDPEDSIHAGRIIPLYPSTEALKEDGLDSKGLRKLIHQVLEGGEITENLPQKLVKKRSLLGRDKAFHEIHFPETMEAVQIARKRFAYEEFFYFQRLLLYKQRERQKVKRLLWPLPKSPSRENLEKNLPFELTEDQKVAVNTILSQTSSDSPAAFLLQGDVGSGKTITALLIGLHYIDNHIQVVFLAPTEILARQHYQTIYKFMGNMPFLGIELLLGGENKKTRSEKLARIKSGESNIIIGTHSLLQEDVIFSDLGLVVIDEQHKFGVDQRETIRSKGKNPDILAMTATPIPRTLCLTLYGDLSLVNIKTKPKGRKPIDTRWYKEDRRTGVYNSIRKYVGSGRQCYIVYPLVEESEKVDLESCTVAYENLRTNIFPDLKIGLLHGKMKSAEKESVMEKFKSGEIQILVTTTVVEVGVDVPNATILVVEHADRFGISQLHQLRGRVGRSDIESFCILMTGDFISDEGRDRLEALVASNDGYYLAEKDLAIRGPGELLGVKQSGLPEFKIADLVSDRNLLDEAKEDASSFPLDDPKELMELSTRFSEGKFLFAN; encoded by the coding sequence ATGAAACAAGGACTTGATTTATCACAAAGTTTATCTTCTCTCAAAGGGATTGGACCCAAACGAAAGTCGGTCCTTCTGGAACATGGAATCTCAACTTTCTTTGAACTCCTGACTTATTTTCCTCGTCGGTACCTAGATCGTAATTTTACAAAAGACATCATTTTAAAACAAGGGGATGTGGTCACCTTACTTGGTTCCATTGCTGATAGTTATATTGTACATGGAAAAAAAAGCCGGTTACTTGTTGGGTTTAGAACCTTAAATAATGAAAGAATCAATTTGGTATTCTTTCGCGGTGTAAATTTTTTTCATAAGATATTCACAGTCGATCGAAAGGTTGTGATTTCGGGGAAACTTGAATACTTTAAAGGTTATCAAATTGTCCATCCCGAGTATGAATTTTTGTCGGACAAAGATGATCCGGAAGATTCCATCCATGCAGGTCGAATCATTCCTCTTTATCCTTCTACGGAAGCACTCAAAGAAGACGGTCTTGATTCCAAAGGATTACGAAAACTCATACATCAAGTTTTGGAAGGGGGAGAGATCACGGAAAATCTCCCACAAAAACTAGTCAAAAAACGATCCTTGCTTGGTCGTGACAAAGCCTTTCATGAAATCCATTTTCCTGAAACCATGGAAGCCGTACAAATTGCACGGAAACGATTTGCTTATGAAGAGTTTTTTTATTTCCAAAGATTATTGTTATACAAACAAAGAGAACGTCAAAAAGTAAAGCGATTGTTATGGCCACTACCCAAATCCCCTTCCAGAGAGAATTTGGAAAAAAATCTTCCCTTCGAATTGACAGAAGATCAAAAAGTTGCTGTAAATACCATTCTATCCCAAACGAGTTCAGATTCTCCGGCTGCCTTTTTACTCCAAGGGGATGTGGGTTCTGGAAAAACCATTACGGCCTTACTCATTGGTCTTCACTATATTGATAATCACATCCAAGTGGTATTTTTAGCTCCGACGGAAATTTTAGCACGCCAACACTACCAAACCATTTATAAATTTATGGGAAATATGCCATTCCTTGGCATTGAACTGCTGCTTGGTGGAGAAAACAAAAAAACTCGTTCGGAGAAACTGGCAAGGATCAAATCGGGCGAATCCAATATCATCATTGGAACACATTCCTTACTACAGGAAGATGTGATTTTTTCTGACCTTGGGCTTGTTGTGATTGATGAACAACATAAGTTTGGAGTGGATCAACGGGAAACCATACGTTCGAAAGGAAAAAATCCTGATATCCTCGCAATGACGGCCACACCGATCCCGCGAACTCTTTGCCTGACTTTGTATGGGGATCTATCACTCGTAAATATAAAAACCAAACCCAAAGGCCGTAAACCCATTGATACAAGATGGTATAAAGAAGACCGAAGGACAGGAGTTTATAATTCGATTCGTAAGTATGTAGGATCGGGTAGACAGTGTTATATTGTGTATCCCTTAGTAGAAGAATCAGAAAAGGTAGATTTGGAATCTTGTACGGTTGCTTATGAAAATTTACGAACCAATATTTTTCCTGATTTAAAAATTGGTTTGTTACATGGGAAAATGAAAAGTGCAGAAAAAGAATCTGTTATGGAAAAATTCAAATCGGGAGAAATCCAAATCCTTGTGACAACAACAGTTGTGGAAGTGGGAGTGGATGTTCCCAATGCCACTATTTTAGTAGTGGAACATGCCGACCGGTTTGGAATTTCCCAATTACACCAGTTACGTGGTCGCGTGGGAAGAAGTGATATCGAAAGTTTTTGTATTCTAATGACCGGTGATTTTATTAGTGATGAAGGACGAGATCGGTTGGAAGCACTTGTTGCTTCTAATGATGGGTACTATTTGGCAGAAAAAGATTTAGCCATCCGAGGACCTGGTGAACTTCTCGGAGTCAAACAAAGTGGACTGCCTGAATTTAAAATTGCCGATTTGGTATCGGATCGTAACTTACTTGATGAAGCCAAAGAAGACGCTTCTTCTTTTCCTTTGGACGATCCAAAAGAACTGATGGAATTGAGTACAAGATTCAGCGAAGGCAAATTTTTATTTGCTAATTAA
- a CDS encoding metallophosphoesterase family protein: MKIIYLTDIHDGLHGLKRILQTTEADLYLFSGDIIYKAFFSFDRIIDFCGVQEELYYLLTERKDDSTPFDFTTHAIRFPEKYSTAIVEKSHKYRDLYKLAAKTMKEKYEIIEKLIIKYAKSPVYCLPGNYDLDLQYTELYQREVHRKSFDFGNLKVSGYGGAPIWTSGIPEKLTVVFHEYTKNGKNYSEPEDFFRQEMPDICWIHNPAYGYFDNIPGVGKCGSQGIRRYLDDESPSLVVSGHVHEDQGIKKTRNTVFINPSNFGAVDSLHGFQEGGYYAEIILDGKDVVQSNLCQLRGEDWHTLIEVDCTEKHLKLISQNPISTVSSEDYIRGN, from the coding sequence ATGAAAATCATTTATCTAACGGATATCCATGATGGTCTTCATGGTTTGAAACGAATCCTGCAAACAACAGAAGCAGATTTGTATTTGTTTTCCGGAGATATTATATATAAGGCATTTTTTTCTTTTGATCGTATCATTGATTTTTGTGGAGTACAGGAAGAGTTATATTATTTATTAACGGAAAGAAAGGATGATTCTACTCCTTTTGATTTTACAACTCATGCCATTCGTTTTCCTGAAAAGTATTCCACTGCCATTGTAGAAAAATCCCATAAGTATCGAGACTTGTATAAACTTGCTGCCAAAACGATGAAAGAAAAATATGAAATCATCGAAAAACTTATCATCAAATATGCAAAGTCGCCTGTGTATTGTTTGCCGGGAAATTATGATTTGGATTTACAATACACAGAACTCTACCAACGCGAAGTTCATCGAAAAAGTTTTGATTTTGGAAATTTAAAAGTTTCTGGTTATGGTGGTGCTCCCATTTGGACATCTGGGATTCCTGAAAAACTAACAGTTGTTTTCCATGAATATACCAAAAACGGAAAAAACTATAGCGAACCGGAAGATTTTTTTCGACAAGAAATGCCAGACATTTGTTGGATTCATAACCCGGCTTATGGATATTTTGATAACATTCCTGGTGTAGGAAAATGTGGAAGCCAAGGGATTCGTCGGTATTTGGATGATGAATCTCCTTCTCTTGTGGTTTCAGGTCATGTCCATGAAGACCAAGGAATCAAAAAAACAAGAAACACAGTTTTTATCAACCCATCTAACTTTGGTGCCGTAGATTCCTTACATGGATTTCAAGAAGGTGGGTATTATGCAGAAATCATTTTGGATGGGAAAGATGTCGTACAATCGAATCTTTGTCAATTGCGAGGAGAGGATTGGCATACACTGATCGAAGTGGATTGTACTGAAAAACATTTGAAACTTATTTCACAAAATCCCATTTCCACAGTGAGTTCAGAAGATTACATTCGAGGTAATTAA